One window of Ziziphus jujuba cultivar Dongzao chromosome 5, ASM3175591v1 genomic DNA carries:
- the LOC107409748 gene encoding glutamate receptor 2.9, producing MSKVDPPNLVFSLSFLLFACPAGILVVMAQSSRGTVPVNVGVVLNLTTAIWKMRLSSFNMGVSDFYASHANHTTRLVIHARDSNGDVVGAAAAALDLIKNEVQAIVGPETSMQANFMIGLGDRARVPIISFSAKSPSLTSLRSQYFFRTAKNDSAQVKAISAIVQAFGWREAVPIYVDNEFGEGIIPYLTDALQEVDIRIPYRSPIPQLATDDQIVAELNKLMKMRTRVFIVHMSASLGSQLFAKAKEVGMMDKGYVWIMTDGITNSIDSLDSSAFDSMQGVLGVRTYVPNTKELENFTIRWKTQFQKENPTILNPELDVIGLWAYDSAFALAMAVEQIGGNGNFSFKYVNVSGSSSTDLETIGINQNGPQLARALSNQKFKGLAGDFRLVDGQLQTSILEILNLNGNGRKRIGFWTQKNGLGKMLDPTNRTSYSTSNTSLEPIIWPGDSVDPPKGWEIPIKGKKLQIGIPMKNDDFVNVTYDPIAKQTKNVTGYSIDVFKAALDELPYPVPCDFIPFALPNGTSTGTYNDFVYQVYIGKLDAAVGDITIRANRSLYVDFTLPYTESGVSMVVPIKDSRRKDAWVFLKPLTWDLWLTTGCFFIFIGFAVWVLEHRINEDFRGPPHHQIGTSFWFSFSTMVFAHKERVVSNLARFVVIVWCFVVLILTQSYTASLTSLLTVQQLQPAVNDVNQILKNKQNVAYLENSFVYGILKQLGFDDRNLKTYKSPEELHELFTNKSGNGGIAAAFDETPYLKPFLAKYCDKYTMVEPTFKTNGFAFAFPKDSPIVGDFSRAILKVTEGKKIKDIEDKWFKTDESICPESKKMSSASLGLDSFWGLFLIAGLASTLALIIFLAMFLHSNMHFLKGSDPNASKWERIQLLFGIFNQKDLSSHTFRKSGGSSPNTNCPPTPFSYYTNRSTTQDSPEHSPDAQVTQPTQDTVHYDHQVTFPSPPSSPYDSDHQSNFIFQVHDDHDFNCDGTQTTN from the exons ATGAGCAAGGTCGATCCCCCAAACCTTGTATTTTCTCTATCATTTCTGTTGTTTGCTTGCCCTGCGGGGATTTTGGTGGTCATGGCACAAAGCAGTAGAGGAACAGTTCCAGTAAATGTGGGTGTGGTTCTCAACTTGACCACGGCGATTTGGAAGATGAGATTGAGCAGCTTCAATATGGGGGTGTCTGATTTCTATGCGTCCCATGCTAACCACACCACTCGCCTTGTCATCCACGCCAGGGACTCTAATGGTGATGTTGTTGGTGCTGCAGCCGCAG CTTTAGACCTAATAAAAAACGAAGTACAAGCAATCGTTGGGCCAGAAACTTCGATGCAAGCCAACTTCATGATTGGTCTTGGGGACAGAGCTCGAGTCCCTATCATATCATTTTCTGCAAAAAGCCCATCTCTGACGTCGCTTAGGAGTCAATACTTTTTTCGAACAGCTAAGAACGACTCCGCTCAAGTGAAAGCTATAAGTGCTATAGTCCAAGCCTTCGGTTGGAGAGAAGCAGTGCCAATCTACGTCGACAACGAGTTTGGCGAGGGAATAATACCCTACTTGACGGATGCTTTGCAAGAAGTCGACATCCGAATCCCTTACAGGAGCCCCATTCCTCAACTTGCCACAGATGACCAAATTGTTGCAGAGCTCAACAAGTTGATGAAAATGAGGACGAGAGTGTTCATTGTCCATATGTCGGCCTCTCTCGGTTCTCAGCTATTTGCCAAAGCAAAAGAGGTTGGAATGATGGACAAAGGCTATGTTTGGATCATGACCGATGGGATTACTAATTCTATTGATTCCCTCGATTCTTCTGCCTTTGATTCCATGCAAGGTGTATTGGGCGTGAGGACTTATGTACCCAATACGAAAGAGCTCGAAAATTTTACTATTAGATGGAAAACACAAttccaaaaagaaaatccaaCCATTCTCAATCCTGAATTGGATGTTATAGGATTATGGGCTTATGACTCTGCTTTTGCATTGGCCATGGCAGTTGAGCAGATTGGAGGTAATGGAAACTTCAGCTTTAAGTATGTGAACGTCTCTGGTAGTTCTAGTACTGACTTGGAGACAATTGGGATCAATCAGAACGGTCCTCAACTTGCCCGAGCATTATCGAATCAGAAATTCAAGGGCCTTGCAGGGGATTTCAGGCTTGTTGATGGGCAATTGCAAACATCTATCCTTGAGATACTCAACTTGAATGGAAATGGGAGGAAACGGATAGGATTTTGGACACAGAAAAATGGACTGGGAAAAATGTTGGATCCGACAAATAGAACAAGTTATTCTACTTCGAATACCAGTCTAGAGCCTATTATATGGCCTGGAGATTCTGTCGATCCTCCAAAGGGATGGGAAATCCCGATAAAAGGGAAGAAGTTGCAAATAGGAATTCCCATGAAGAACGATGACTTTGTTAATGTCACATATGATCCTATTGCTAAACAAACCAAAAACGTCACTGGATACAGCATAGATGTATTTAAGGCTGCATTGGACGAACTACCTTACCCTGTTCCCTGCGATTTCATTCCCTTCGCATTGCCCAATGGCACAAGTACTGGCACCTACAATGATTTTGTCTATCAAGTGTATATCGGG AAATTGGATGCAGCGGTGGGGGACATAACGATTCGAGCAAACAGGTCGTTATATGTGGATTTCACATTGCCTTACACAGAATCAGGGGTGTCAATGGTGGTGCCAATCAAAGACAGCAGAAGAAAAGATGCATGGGTGTTCTTGAAGCCTCTTACTTGGGACCTCTGGTTAACAACCggttgtttctttatttttattggttttgcgGTTTGGGTTCTTGAACATCGAATCAATGAAGACTTTAGAGGGCCTCCACATCATCAAATTGGTACCAGCTTTTGGTTTTCCTTCTCAACCATGGTTTTTGCTCATA AGGAGAGAGTTGTGAGCAACTTGGCTAGGTTCGTGGTGATAGTGTGGTGCTTTGTGGTGCTTATACTCACTCAAAGTTATACAGCCAGCTTGACTTCACTCTTAACCGTACAACAGCTCCAACCAGCCGTGAACGACGTGAACCAGATCCTGAAGAATAAGCAAAATGTTGCCTACCTAGAAAATTCTTTTGTTTATGGAATTTTGAAACAACTGGGTTTTGATGATCGCAATCTTAAGACCTACAAATCCCCTGAAGAATTACATGAACTTTTTACGAATAAGAGTGGAAATGGCGGTATAGCTGCTGCTTTCGATGAAACCCCTTACTTGAAACCTTTTCTTGCAAAATATTGCGACAAATACACCATGGTCGAGCCAACATTCAAAACTAATGGATTTGCTTTT GCTTTCCCAAAGGATTCCCCTATTGTTGGTGATTTTTCAAGGGCAATACTAAAAGTGACCGAGGGAAAAAAGATTAAAGACATTGAGGATAAATGGTTCAAGACTGATGAATCAATTTGTCCAGAATCCAAAAAAATGTCTTCTGCAAGTCTTGGGCTCGATAGCTTTTGGGGCCTCTTTCTCATAGCTGGGCTTGCTTCCACCTTAGCTCTCATAATATTCCTAGCAATGTTCCTTCACTCCAATATGCACTTCTTGAAGGGCTCTGATCCCAATGCCTCAAAGTGGGAGAGAATCCAATTACTCTTTGGAATCTTCAACCAAAAGGACCTCAGTTCCCATACTTTCAGAAAGAGCGGTGGATCATCACCCAATACAAATTGCCCACCTACTCCATTCTCATACTATACTAATAGATCAACAACCCAAGATTCTCCTGAGCATTCTCCAGATGCTCAAGTAACTCAACCCACTCAGGATACTGTTCATTATGATCATCAGGTTACTTTCCCAAGTCCACCATCCTCCCCATACGACAGCGATCACCAATCCAACTTTATCTTCCAAGTGCATGATGATCATGATTTTAATTGTGATGGTACTCAAACAACTAATTAA